In Sporichthya polymorpha DSM 43042, a genomic segment contains:
- a CDS encoding phosphatase PAP2 family protein has translation MAVRPTASDLPTRSRRTFAGLTQCALVAACAAPYFLTRHVTEGSEERATENAYAILNFEDRLDIAWENSIHSAVVAHRSMTTFFNWVYIWGHWPVILTTLVLLHRYVRAAYTQLRNAMIVSGGIGLLIFARYPVSPPRLLPEAEFVDTVTVWSHSYRVLQPPAFVNQYAAMPSLHVGWNLLVGIVVWRAARHWVLRALAVASPVLMATAVVATANHYVLDVICGTAVALSGYGAVLAYERFRGRSPGSPGLTRPHFALTQQ, from the coding sequence ATGGCTGTTCGCCCCACGGCGAGCGATCTCCCCACCCGCTCGCGACGGACTTTCGCGGGCCTGACGCAGTGTGCCTTGGTCGCCGCGTGCGCCGCCCCGTACTTCCTCACGCGGCACGTCACCGAGGGGTCGGAGGAACGGGCCACCGAGAACGCGTACGCGATCCTCAACTTCGAGGACCGGCTCGACATCGCCTGGGAGAACAGCATCCACTCGGCGGTGGTGGCGCACCGGAGCATGACCACGTTCTTCAACTGGGTCTACATCTGGGGGCACTGGCCCGTCATTCTCACGACACTGGTGCTGCTGCACCGCTACGTCCGCGCGGCCTACACCCAACTCCGCAACGCGATGATCGTCTCCGGCGGCATCGGCCTGCTGATCTTCGCCCGATACCCGGTCAGCCCGCCGCGTCTGCTGCCCGAGGCGGAGTTCGTCGACACCGTCACGGTCTGGTCGCACTCCTACCGCGTCCTGCAACCACCGGCGTTCGTCAACCAGTACGCCGCGATGCCGAGCTTGCACGTCGGCTGGAACCTGCTCGTCGGCATCGTCGTCTGGCGCGCCGCGCGGCACTGGGTGCTGCGCGCGCTGGCCGTGGCGTCGCCGGTGCTGATGGCGACGGCGGTCGTCGCGACCGCGAACCACTACGTCCTCGACGTCATCTGCGGGACGGCCGTCGCGCTGTCCGGCTACGGCGCCGTTCTCGCCTACGAGCGATTCCGCGGCCGCTCGCCCGGGTCGCCGGGTCTGACGCGCCCTCACTTCGCCCTCACCCAGCAGTGA
- a CDS encoding DUF475 domain-containing protein encodes MILKTFGWSFGITALGLAAGLLYGGIEGLLLVAILSILEISLSFDNAVVNAKILERMSHFWQRMFLTVGVLIAVFGMRLVFPLLIVGVTAHLGPIEAIDLALEKGDLHEPGSYAYLLDEAHPLVASFGGMFLLMLFLDFLFDTERPNHWLTYIERPLARAGILPTASIILALTSLALAAEYLADDPGEVLISGVLGLITYLLVDGLGRLFESQGVAEDVLSEDSDEALRTVPVTRSGPSGTAKATGKAGFFLFLYVNVLDASFSFDGVLGAFAITQDPIIIALGLGIGALYIRSFTVFLVRRGTLGDYIYLEHGAMWAIGALAVILLLTISIHVDELITGGIGLLFVLGGIASSVAHNKRMGGPASRRKISPSSSEAGRGVSAS; translated from the coding sequence TTGATCCTCAAGACCTTCGGGTGGTCCTTCGGGATCACTGCTCTCGGCCTGGCCGCCGGCCTGCTCTACGGCGGGATCGAGGGCCTGCTGCTCGTGGCGATCCTGTCGATCCTGGAGATCTCGCTGTCGTTCGACAACGCGGTCGTCAACGCCAAGATCCTCGAGCGGATGAGCCACTTCTGGCAGCGGATGTTCCTGACCGTCGGCGTGCTCATCGCCGTCTTCGGCATGCGCCTGGTGTTCCCGCTGCTCATCGTCGGTGTCACCGCCCACCTCGGGCCGATCGAGGCCATCGATCTCGCCCTGGAGAAGGGCGACCTTCACGAGCCCGGCTCCTACGCCTACCTGCTCGACGAGGCGCACCCGCTGGTCGCGTCCTTCGGCGGGATGTTCCTGCTGATGCTGTTCCTGGACTTCCTGTTCGACACCGAACGCCCGAACCACTGGCTGACCTACATCGAACGCCCGCTCGCGCGGGCCGGCATCCTGCCGACGGCCTCGATCATCCTGGCGCTCACCTCGCTGGCGCTGGCCGCGGAGTACCTGGCCGACGACCCGGGCGAGGTCCTCATCTCGGGCGTCCTCGGCCTGATCACCTACCTGCTGGTCGACGGCCTCGGTCGGCTGTTCGAGAGCCAAGGTGTCGCGGAGGACGTGCTGAGCGAGGACAGCGACGAGGCGTTGCGGACGGTGCCGGTGACGCGCAGCGGCCCGTCGGGGACCGCGAAGGCCACCGGCAAGGCCGGGTTCTTTCTCTTCCTCTACGTCAACGTCCTCGACGCGTCGTTCTCGTTCGACGGTGTGCTCGGCGCGTTCGCCATCACCCAGGACCCGATCATCATCGCGCTCGGCCTCGGCATCGGCGCGCTCTACATCCGTTCGTTCACGGTCTTCCTGGTGCGGCGCGGAACCCTCGGCGACTACATCTATCTGGAGCACGGGGCGATGTGGGCGATCGGGGCGCTCGCGGTGATCCTGCTGTTGACGATCTCGATCCACGTCGACGAACTCATCACCGGCGGCATCGGCCTGCTCTTCGTCCTGGGCGGCATCGCCAGCTCGGTCGCGCACAACAAGCGGATGGGCGGCCCGGCCTCGCGCCGGAAGATCTCACCGTCGAGCAGCGAGGCAGGGCGCGGGGTGAGCGCGTCGTGA
- the tsaD gene encoding tRNA (adenosine(37)-N6)-threonylcarbamoyltransferase complex transferase subunit TsaD has product MGPMPVVVGIETSCDETGVGVVRDGELIGEALASSMDEHARFGGVVPEVAARAHLEALVPAMELALDRAGITSADVDAIAVTAGPGLATALQVGLAAAKAYSIAWGVPLYGVHHLAGHVAADALAHGALPNPCVVLIVSGGHTSLLYCRDLVDDPIEHLGDTLDDAAGEAFDKVGRVLGLPFPGGPAIDRIAKEGDPTAIAFPRGLSRPQDPPFEFSFSGLKTAVARWVEARERAGEPIPVADVAASFQDAVVDVLVDKSLAACVERQCGDLLIVGGVAANSRLREVAAERAAAAGVRLRIPALKYCTDNGPMIASVGHMLVVSGAAPDALSLGADPSAILQAATLVPA; this is encoded by the coding sequence ATGGGCCCCATGCCTGTGGTGGTGGGGATCGAGACCTCGTGCGACGAGACCGGTGTCGGCGTCGTCCGCGACGGTGAGCTGATCGGCGAGGCGCTGGCGTCGAGCATGGACGAGCACGCCCGCTTCGGTGGCGTCGTGCCCGAGGTCGCGGCGCGCGCCCACCTGGAGGCGCTGGTCCCGGCCATGGAGCTGGCACTGGACCGCGCGGGCATCACCTCCGCCGACGTCGACGCGATCGCCGTCACCGCCGGCCCGGGCCTCGCGACCGCGCTGCAGGTCGGCCTCGCCGCCGCCAAGGCGTACTCGATCGCCTGGGGCGTCCCGCTCTACGGCGTCCACCACCTCGCCGGGCACGTCGCCGCCGACGCGCTGGCGCACGGTGCCCTGCCGAACCCCTGCGTCGTGCTGATCGTCTCCGGTGGGCACACCTCGCTGCTCTACTGCCGCGACCTCGTCGACGACCCCATCGAGCACCTCGGCGACACTCTCGACGACGCCGCCGGCGAGGCGTTCGACAAGGTCGGTCGCGTCCTCGGTCTGCCGTTCCCCGGCGGCCCGGCCATCGACCGGATCGCGAAGGAGGGCGACCCGACCGCGATCGCGTTCCCGCGCGGGCTCTCCCGTCCGCAGGACCCGCCGTTCGAGTTCTCGTTCTCGGGCCTGAAGACCGCGGTCGCGCGCTGGGTGGAGGCCCGCGAGCGGGCGGGCGAGCCGATCCCGGTCGCCGACGTCGCGGCCTCGTTCCAGGACGCCGTCGTCGACGTGCTCGTCGACAAGTCGCTCGCCGCCTGCGTGGAGCGGCAGTGCGGCGACCTGCTCATCGTCGGTGGCGTCGCGGCGAACAGTCGCCTGCGCGAGGTCGCCGCCGAGCGCGCCGCGGCCGCCGGGGTGCGCCTGCGGATCCCGGCGCTGAAGTACTGCACCGACAACGGCCCGATGATCGCGTCGGTCGGTCACATGCTCGTCGTCAGCGGCGCCGCGCCGGACGCGCTCTCGCTCGGCGCCGACCCCTCCGCGATCCTCCAGGCGGCGACGCTCGTCCCGGCCTGA